The following proteins are co-located in the Gloeocapsa sp. PCC 7428 genome:
- a CDS encoding carbohydrate ABC transporter permease, whose product MQKSVLARWGTIQHKLTPYLFLLPALLILGLTVFWPALQAFYLSFTRYEYDLTQPPQWIGWENFQRLWTDAVFWQTLGNTLLYLVCVVPVLAIAPLALAILVNQKLRGMHWFRAAYYTPVVISMVVAGIAWRWIYDGNGLLNQIIRQIGLSEKGIPWLTSPQWALFSVMAVTVWKGLGYYMVIYLAGLQAIPADLYEAAAIEGSDGIRKHWDITVPLMRPYIVLVAVISAISATKVFEEVYIMTQGGPRNSSKTIVYYLYEQAFRNLEMSYACTIGLVLFLGILGLSIINLKLTNQRV is encoded by the coding sequence ATGCAAAAATCAGTATTAGCCCGCTGGGGGACAATTCAACACAAGCTGACTCCCTACTTGTTTTTGTTACCAGCCCTGCTGATCTTGGGTTTAACTGTATTTTGGCCGGCACTGCAAGCGTTTTACCTCAGCTTTACGCGCTACGAATACGATCTGACGCAACCGCCACAATGGATTGGTTGGGAGAACTTCCAACGACTGTGGACTGATGCTGTTTTTTGGCAGACTTTAGGAAATACGCTACTTTATCTAGTTTGCGTTGTTCCAGTTTTAGCGATCGCCCCCTTAGCACTCGCAATTTTAGTCAATCAAAAACTACGCGGAATGCACTGGTTTAGGGCAGCCTATTACACTCCGGTTGTCATTTCAATGGTTGTTGCTGGAATTGCCTGGCGATGGATTTATGATGGTAATGGTTTACTCAACCAGATTATTCGGCAAATTGGTTTATCAGAAAAAGGTATTCCCTGGTTAACAAGTCCGCAGTGGGCGCTGTTTAGCGTGATGGCAGTCACTGTATGGAAAGGATTAGGTTATTATATGGTGATTTATCTTGCTGGGCTGCAAGCGATTCCCGCCGACTTATACGAAGCTGCTGCGATCGAAGGTTCCGATGGCATTCGCAAACACTGGGATATTACAGTACCGTTGATGAGACCTTATATTGTGTTAGTAGCCGTAATTTCGGCGATTTCTGCGACAAAGGTGTTTGAAGAAGTTTATATCATGACGCAAGGCGGACCACGCAATAGCTCGAAGACGATTGTTTATTATCTTTATGAGCAAGCCTTCCGCAACCTAGAAATGAGTTATGCTTGTACGATTGGGTTAGTTTTGTTTTTAGGTATTTTAGGTCTGTCCATTATAAATCTGAAGTTGACAAATCAACGCGTCTAA
- the urtD gene encoding urea ABC transporter ATP-binding protein UrtD, translated as MQEKILEIENVTVSFDGFKALNNLNFNLDVGELRVIIGPNGAGKTTFLDVITGKTKPTQGRVLFKGRNLRSLSEHQIARLGIGRKFQTPRVYLNLTPRENLELTSNRKKNIWSTLFGKPKSAERHSIAGLLETIGLTSRADIPAGLLSHGEKQRLEIGMLVAQSPDLLLVDEPVAGLTDEETENIGDLLLALAESHSILVIEHDMEFVRQIARKVTVLHQGSVLCEGNIDQVQNDPKVIEVYLGQPMDDSHTAHSLELETSGSEL; from the coding sequence ATGCAAGAAAAAATATTAGAAATCGAAAACGTCACAGTCAGCTTTGACGGTTTCAAAGCTTTAAATAATCTCAATTTTAATTTAGATGTAGGCGAACTACGCGTTATTATTGGTCCAAATGGAGCCGGAAAAACGACATTCTTAGACGTGATTACTGGCAAAACCAAACCAACACAAGGACGAGTTTTATTCAAAGGACGCAACTTGCGATCGCTTAGCGAACACCAAATCGCAAGACTTGGAATTGGTCGTAAATTTCAAACTCCACGAGTTTACCTCAATCTCACCCCAAGAGAAAATCTCGAACTCACCAGCAACCGCAAAAAAAATATTTGGTCAACTTTGTTTGGTAAACCAAAAAGTGCGGAACGCCACTCAATCGCCGGTTTACTCGAAACAATTGGCTTAACTTCTCGCGCCGATATCCCCGCAGGTTTACTCTCGCATGGCGAAAAGCAGCGCTTAGAAATTGGGATGCTTGTTGCGCAATCACCTGATTTATTACTTGTCGATGAACCTGTCGCAGGGTTAACCGATGAAGAAACTGAAAATATTGGCGATTTGTTACTCGCTTTAGCTGAAAGTCATTCGATCTTAGTGATTGAACATGACATGGAATTTGTGCGCCAGATTGCGCGCAAGGTGACTGTACTTCATCAAGGTTCAGTATTGTGCGAGGGAAACATCGATCAAGTTCAAAACGATCCTAAAGTGATTGAAGTATATTTAGGACAGCCGATGGATGACTCACATACAGCACACTCGCTAGAACTCGAAACTTCAGGCTCTGAACTGTAA
- a CDS encoding fructosamine kinase family protein: MNWSEIAQHISKVTGKAFTVNRTRAVGGGCINQGYAISSETETYFVKLNSPSQVAMFEAEALGLQQMFATATIRVPQAICWGTVANACYLVLEWIELGRGNNSAWEEMGRKLAAMHKFDTMSSTNQAAFGWDRNNTIGSTPQINDWTTDWAEFFAKHRLGYQFKLANRRGGHFPQQQALLAAIPDLLAHQPQPSLVHGDLWGGNAACTTTGEPVIFDPATYIGDREVDIAMTELFGGFPAAFYHGYNAIFPLEQGYETRKIIYNLYHILNHYNLFGGSYSAQANRMIAQILSR, encoded by the coding sequence ATGAATTGGTCAGAAATTGCCCAGCATATCAGCAAAGTAACGGGAAAAGCGTTTACTGTCAATCGAACGCGTGCAGTAGGTGGCGGCTGTATCAACCAAGGCTACGCTATCAGTAGCGAGACGGAAACTTACTTTGTGAAGCTCAATTCCCCTTCCCAAGTCGCCATGTTTGAAGCAGAAGCCCTGGGATTGCAACAGATGTTTGCGACAGCAACAATTCGAGTTCCGCAGGCCATTTGTTGGGGAACCGTCGCAAACGCTTGTTATCTCGTTTTAGAGTGGATCGAACTTGGTCGAGGCAACAACTCGGCATGGGAAGAAATGGGGCGAAAGCTTGCTGCTATGCATAAATTTGACACCATGTCAAGCACTAACCAAGCTGCCTTTGGTTGGGATAGAAATAATACGATTGGTTCCACACCCCAAATCAACGATTGGACAACCGATTGGGCAGAATTTTTCGCTAAACACCGCTTGGGATACCAGTTCAAATTAGCCAATCGCCGCGGCGGACATTTCCCGCAGCAGCAAGCATTATTAGCCGCGATTCCAGATTTACTAGCGCATCAACCGCAACCGTCGCTCGTTCACGGCGATTTATGGGGAGGTAACGCCGCGTGTACAACGACAGGCGAACCCGTTATTTTTGACCCTGCGACTTATATCGGCGATCGCGAAGTTGATATCGCCATGACCGAATTATTTGGTGGTTTTCCTGCTGCTTTCTATCACGGTTACAACGCGATTTTTCCGTTGGAGCAAGGCTACGAAACCCGCAAAATTATATACAATCTCTATCACATCTTGAATCATTACAATCTCTTCGGTGGTAGCTACAGCGCGCAAGCTAACCGCATGATTGCCCAAATTTTAAGTCGATAA
- a CDS encoding pitrilysin family protein encodes MTSTVLTPRLNAPTLHRLPNGLTIIAEQMPIEAVNLSLWVNVGSAVEADAINGMAHFLEHMVFKGTQRLCSGEFERLIEERGAVTNAATSQDYTHYYITTAPKDFAQLAPLQIDVVLNCTIPDDGFERERLVVLEEIRRSDDNPRRRTFQRAMETAFERLPYRRPVIGSAEVISRLTPQQMRDFHCTWYQPQSITAVAVGNLPAEELIEIVSEGFQVNTSRLTPHASHPPMTCESPFTEIVRQEYVDESLQQARLVMVWRVPGLMQIEQTYALDVVAAILGHGRTSRLVRELREEKSLVSQISVSNMTQQLQGTFYISAALPVENIPVVEAAIAQHIQSIQTQPVQESEIARIRTQVANRFIFGNETPSDRASLYGYYHSMLGDLEPAFDYPAKIQSVDATDILIAAQQHLSPNAYGVVILKPA; translated from the coding sequence ATGACATCCACTGTATTGACACCAAGGCTAAACGCCCCGACTCTACATCGATTACCCAACGGTCTAACCATCATCGCCGAGCAAATGCCGATCGAAGCCGTTAATCTTAGCTTGTGGGTTAACGTTGGTTCTGCTGTGGAAGCAGACGCGATCAATGGTATGGCGCATTTCTTAGAGCATATGGTATTTAAAGGTACACAGCGTCTATGTAGTGGTGAATTTGAGCGGCTGATCGAAGAACGGGGTGCGGTCACAAATGCAGCAACAAGTCAAGATTATACGCATTACTACATTACAACAGCACCAAAAGATTTTGCGCAGCTAGCACCACTACAAATCGATGTCGTACTTAATTGTACAATTCCTGATGATGGCTTCGAGCGCGAACGCTTGGTCGTTTTAGAAGAAATTCGTCGTTCGGATGATAATCCCCGCCGCCGCACATTTCAACGCGCGATGGAAACTGCATTTGAGCGCTTACCGTATCGTCGCCCCGTGATCGGTTCGGCTGAGGTGATTTCCCGCCTCACACCGCAGCAGATGCGCGATTTTCATTGCACCTGGTATCAACCACAATCGATAACGGCTGTTGCTGTCGGCAATTTACCCGCAGAAGAACTTATAGAAATTGTCAGTGAGGGATTCCAAGTGAATACTTCCCGCCTCACACCGCACGCATCTCATCCTCCGATGACTTGTGAGTCACCTTTTACAGAAATTGTCCGTCAAGAATATGTTGATGAAAGTTTGCAGCAAGCACGCCTTGTGATGGTGTGGCGCGTTCCAGGATTGATGCAAATCGAACAAACTTATGCTTTGGATGTTGTCGCTGCGATTTTAGGTCATGGACGTACGTCGCGGCTAGTACGGGAACTACGTGAAGAAAAAAGTTTAGTCTCGCAGATTTCTGTGAGTAACATGACACAACAACTTCAAGGAACCTTTTATATCTCTGCGGCGTTACCTGTGGAAAATATTCCAGTTGTGGAAGCGGCGATCGCCCAACATATTCAATCAATTCAAACGCAACCCGTACAAGAATCAGAAATCGCGCGCATTCGTACGCAAGTCGCAAATCGCTTTATTTTTGGCAACGAAACACCCAGCGATCGCGCCAGTCTCTATGGCTACTATCACTCGATGCTTGGCGATCTCGAACCAGCTTTTGATTACCCAGCTAAAATCCAGAGCGTAGATGCTACTGATATACTAATTGCTGCGCAACAGCATTTATCGCCAAATGCTTACGGTGTTGTTATTCTCAAACCAGCATGA
- the urtE gene encoding urea ABC transporter ATP-binding subunit UrtE produces the protein MSYTRDAIAPDPTSISQEHTLHVSNLNVYYGESHILRNVDLSVPVGQMVCLIGRNGVGKTTLLKTIMGLIRPRSGAIAFNGQIINSKTPDQRAKLGIGYVPQGREIIPRLTVKENLLLGLEARRHSKRTQEIPEQIFELFPVLNTMLSRMGGDLSGGQQQQLAIARALMGQPRLLVLDEPTEGIQPSIILEIEAAVRRIITTTGISVLLVEQHLHFVRQADRYYAMQKGGIVASGRTSELSQDVIQRFLAV, from the coding sequence ATGAGTTATACCCGTGATGCGATCGCTCCCGATCCAACTTCCATAAGTCAAGAACATACGCTACACGTTTCAAATCTTAACGTTTACTACGGCGAAAGTCACATTCTGCGTAATGTCGATTTAAGTGTTCCCGTTGGACAAATGGTGTGTTTGATCGGGCGCAACGGTGTTGGGAAAACAACACTACTTAAAACAATTATGGGCTTGATTCGTCCTCGTAGCGGTGCGATCGCATTTAATGGACAAATTATTAACTCAAAAACTCCCGACCAACGTGCTAAACTCGGTATTGGCTATGTTCCCCAAGGAAGAGAAATAATCCCGCGTTTAACTGTAAAAGAGAATTTATTACTCGGACTCGAAGCCCGACGCCACAGCAAACGCACACAAGAAATTCCTGAGCAAATTTTTGAACTCTTCCCAGTCTTAAATACAATGCTATCGCGGATGGGTGGTGACTTGAGTGGCGGACAACAACAACAACTTGCGATCGCGCGTGCTTTAATGGGACAACCACGATTGCTTGTTTTAGACGAACCTACCGAAGGAATTCAACCCTCAATCATTTTAGAAATTGAAGCCGCTGTTCGTCGAATTATCACAACGACAGGAATTTCTGTCTTACTTGTGGAACAACACCTCCACTTTGTTCGTCAAGCAGACCGCTATTATGCAATGCAAAAAGGTGGTATCGTTGCCTCTGGTCGTACGAGCGAGTTAAGCCAAGATGTCATTCAAAGGTTTTTGGCTGTTTAA